The Vicinamibacteria bacterium genome includes a window with the following:
- a CDS encoding HAMP domain-containing sensor histidine kinase, with translation MSERSMKETHLESASLLAHELEAPLLTIELHLRKLLENPASRARAESCLDEVEALRGLVSELLATGKDEFARQPFSVDAVTKRLEARFQPVADQRGIRLEVQETNLNVLGDERATERVLSNLIDNGIKFSRPEGSVRVSGHASEGRAVIEVADDGPGVDNEDIAHLFEPFFRACRATPGHGLGLAIARRFAEGQEGTLTLESHGEAGARFVLRLESV, from the coding sequence GTGAGCGAACGTTCGATGAAGGAAACCCACCTCGAATCAGCGAGTCTCCTCGCTCACGAGCTCGAGGCGCCCCTCCTCACCATCGAGCTTCATCTGCGGAAGCTGCTCGAGAATCCCGCCTCCCGAGCTCGTGCCGAGTCATGTCTCGACGAGGTGGAAGCTCTCCGGGGACTCGTCTCCGAGCTCCTTGCCACGGGGAAGGACGAGTTCGCGCGACAACCTTTTTCTGTCGACGCGGTCACGAAACGACTCGAGGCGCGATTCCAGCCGGTCGCCGACCAGCGCGGGATACGGCTCGAGGTTCAGGAAACGAATCTGAACGTCCTCGGTGACGAGCGAGCGACCGAGCGTGTCCTCTCCAACTTGATCGACAACGGAATCAAGTTCTCGCGTCCCGAAGGCTCGGTTCGGGTAAGCGGTCACGCGAGCGAAGGACGGGCGGTGATCGAAGTCGCCGATGACGGGCCGGGCGTCGACAATGAGGACATCGCCCATCTGTTCGAGCCCTTCTTTCGTGCCTGCCGGGCAACGCCTGGCCATGGTCTCGGACTTGCCATCGCGCGGCGCTTTGCCGAAGGGCAGGAGGGAACACTCACCCTGGAGAGCCATGGTGAGGCGGGCGCTCGTTTCGTGTTGAGGCTCGAGTCCGTTTGA